The following proteins are co-located in the Granulicella pectinivorans genome:
- a CDS encoding VWA domain-containing protein, producing the protein MRFLSVVSLVLVSVCGLQAQTAETPQATTATLSVAAKLVNVPVVVRDKKGALIQNLVKDDFTLTVDGKPQAIRYFDQDKDIPLILGLMVDTSQSQREVLDEERTASTTFLEQMLTGTKDKAFVIQFARQTDLLQDLTSSKPKLQAALKQIDSANTGGGGQGTNDPNNTGSSNDPNDQSSGQGRRGGRGGGAGHGGTTLYDALFLASDEITGKQKGRKAVIILSDGVDNGSKESLTKSLEAAQRADTIVYAIYFKGKESGGGGGNRGFGFPGGRGGGFPGGGGGRGGGGYPGGGGGQRGGGGGGNREVDGKKILQRMADETGGRLFEISKKQTVEQIYTQIGQELRAQYRLGFTPDQETAADGYHQITLALKDAEKKKLAVQTRDGYYTGN; encoded by the coding sequence ATGCGATTTCTTTCTGTGGTGAGTTTGGTCCTGGTCAGTGTATGCGGTCTGCAGGCGCAGACGGCGGAGACTCCACAGGCTACTACGGCTACGCTTTCGGTTGCGGCGAAGCTGGTGAATGTGCCGGTGGTGGTGAGGGACAAGAAGGGCGCACTGATCCAGAATCTGGTGAAGGACGACTTTACCCTGACGGTGGATGGGAAGCCGCAGGCGATCCGGTACTTCGACCAGGACAAGGATATTCCGCTGATTCTAGGGCTGATGGTCGACACGAGCCAGAGCCAGCGCGAGGTGCTGGATGAGGAGCGGACAGCGAGCACGACGTTTCTGGAGCAGATGCTGACCGGAACGAAGGATAAGGCGTTCGTCATTCAGTTTGCGCGGCAGACGGATCTTTTGCAGGATCTGACGAGCTCCAAGCCGAAGCTGCAGGCGGCCCTGAAGCAGATCGACTCGGCCAACACGGGCGGCGGAGGGCAGGGCACAAACGACCCGAATAACACCGGGAGTTCGAACGATCCAAATGACCAGAGTAGCGGGCAGGGGCGGCGTGGAGGACGCGGCGGTGGGGCTGGACACGGCGGAACCACTCTGTACGATGCGCTGTTTCTTGCTTCGGATGAGATTACGGGCAAGCAGAAGGGCCGGAAGGCTGTGATCATTCTTTCGGATGGCGTGGATAACGGGAGCAAGGAGAGTTTGACGAAGAGCCTGGAGGCAGCGCAGAGAGCCGACACGATCGTCTATGCGATCTACTTTAAGGGCAAGGAGAGCGGTGGTGGCGGTGGAAACCGAGGGTTTGGCTTCCCGGGAGGACGCGGAGGCGGTTTTCCAGGGGGCGGCGGTGGACGTGGCGGGGGAGGTTATCCCGGTGGTGGCGGCGGCCAGCGCGGGGGCGGCGGCGGCGGAAACCGTGAGGTCGATGGCAAGAAGATCCTGCAGCGGATGGCCGACGAGACGGGGGGACGCCTGTTTGAGATCTCGAAGAAGCAGACAGTCGAGCAGATCTATACGCAGATTGGCCAGGAGCTGAGGGCGCAGTACCGGCTTGGATTTACGCCGGACCAGGAGACGGCTGCGGATGGCTATCACCAGATCACGCTGGCGTTGAAGGACGCAGAGAAGAAGAAGCTTGCGGTGCAGACGCGGGACGGGTATTACACGGGCAACTAG
- a CDS encoding thioredoxin family protein, protein MASRSKPAPRKGNPLPWIVVLAFVAAAATFFFLHKSGTAAVDAPSTAPVAAPQAEAPAPRVLPRNHIYDESADPRVDIAAALKKAKAEHKRVIVDFGGDWCGDCQVLDLYFHQAPNDALLAENFVLVHVFVTHAMEDNHDVAVKYEVPLKKGVPALAVLDAQGKLIHSQTAGEFENMRNMESASVTDFLNRWKA, encoded by the coding sequence ATGGCATCTCGTTCGAAACCAGCTCCTCGTAAAGGCAATCCGCTGCCTTGGATTGTCGTCCTGGCCTTTGTGGCTGCGGCTGCTACGTTCTTCTTCTTGCATAAGAGCGGCACGGCCGCTGTTGACGCTCCGTCGACTGCTCCAGTCGCTGCGCCGCAGGCTGAAGCTCCGGCCCCTCGTGTGTTGCCGAGGAACCATATCTACGACGAGAGCGCGGACCCGAGGGTGGATATCGCGGCTGCGCTGAAGAAGGCGAAGGCCGAGCATAAGCGGGTGATCGTCGACTTTGGCGGGGACTGGTGCGGCGACTGCCAGGTGCTCGATCTCTATTTTCACCAGGCCCCGAACGACGCTCTGCTGGCAGAGAACTTCGTGCTGGTTCATGTGTTTGTCACTCACGCGATGGAGGACAACCACGATGTCGCGGTGAAGTATGAGGTGCCGCTGAAGAAGGGCGTTCCGGCGCTCGCGGTTCTGGATGCACAGGGAAAGCTGATTCATTCACAGACGGCGGGCGAGTTTGAGAATATGCGGAATATGGAATCGGCCTCGGTGACGGACTTTTTGAACCGATGGAAGGCCTGA
- a CDS encoding YihY/virulence factor BrkB family protein gives MEGLKNPLPVGVRWLRLSVSTVRAWRVRHILWLGSVVRRTTMKSVEHDVLNVAQSAAYSAMIALFPALIVAAAVVQLLPYSAPLRYQLAHFFERVLPSDVIPLLQTYFATDPKSAQSTRAILLAALVSVTGASSVIATLMEGFRRAYDLPMDCWGFWQRRWRAFSLVPLSLVPLSVASLLVVFGHFFTMWLVGFLAPSVRTPVYGVALMIRWAIALLGSTGVIATIYHLGTPIKQTWHRTLPGAAMATGMWFLTTLFFGLYVTRYANYGQVYGSLGAGIALLFWLYIISLSVLCGAEFNAQFFTDKT, from the coding sequence ATGGAAGGCCTGAAGAACCCTCTACCGGTCGGCGTGCGGTGGCTTCGGCTGTCGGTCAGCACGGTCAGGGCCTGGCGCGTGCGGCATATCCTGTGGCTGGGATCGGTGGTGCGCCGGACGACGATGAAGTCGGTCGAGCATGACGTTTTGAATGTGGCGCAATCGGCTGCCTACTCGGCGATGATTGCGCTTTTTCCTGCGTTGATTGTCGCCGCGGCGGTGGTGCAGTTGCTGCCGTATAGTGCGCCGTTGCGGTATCAGTTGGCTCACTTTTTCGAGCGCGTGCTGCCGTCGGATGTCATTCCTCTGTTGCAGACCTACTTTGCGACGGATCCTAAGAGCGCGCAGTCGACACGGGCGATTCTGCTGGCGGCCCTGGTGTCGGTGACGGGAGCGTCGAGCGTGATTGCGACGCTGATGGAAGGTTTTCGGCGTGCGTACGACCTTCCGATGGACTGTTGGGGATTCTGGCAGAGGCGGTGGAGGGCGTTTTCGCTGGTCCCCCTTTCCCTGGTGCCGCTGAGTGTCGCGAGCCTGCTCGTGGTGTTTGGACATTTCTTCACGATGTGGTTGGTGGGCTTTCTGGCTCCTTCGGTGCGGACCCCTGTGTATGGTGTAGCTCTCATGATTCGGTGGGCGATCGCCCTGCTGGGCAGCACGGGGGTGATTGCCACAATCTATCACCTGGGGACACCGATCAAGCAGACATGGCACAGAACCCTGCCGGGCGCGGCGATGGCGACGGGGATGTGGTTTCTGACGACACTGTTCTTCGGGTTGTATGTGACGCGGTATGCGAACTATGGGCAGGTGTACGGGTCGCTGGGGGCGGGAATCGCTCTTCTGTTCTGGCTCTACATCATCTCGTTGAGCGTGCTGTGCGGGGCAGAGTTCAACGCGCAGTTTTTCACGGATAAAACATAG